A region from the Streptomyces sp. 3214.6 genome encodes:
- a CDS encoding winged helix-turn-helix domain-containing protein, giving the protein MATTRSLSSAALPSPVTPVSPVSPIQNASRHRLRAVDPDEVVQVADLLPPGATWLPAPQHTLPSLPGRPAMVGYLVLIPADQQQPFQPVPVPSPETGTATGTGTATGTGTATQQGAGAPLVRIDAVQRTAEVDGRQLDLTYLEFELLAHLVAHPNRVHTRDQLVTTVWGYGHVGDGRTVDVHVARLRRKLGAQHRQSIQTVRRVGYKYTPPTGR; this is encoded by the coding sequence ATGGCGACCACTCGTTCTCTCTCCTCTGCCGCTCTCCCCTCCCCCGTCACTCCCGTCTCTCCTGTCTCCCCCATCCAGAACGCCTCCCGGCACCGACTGCGGGCCGTCGATCCGGACGAGGTGGTGCAGGTCGCGGATCTCCTTCCGCCCGGCGCCACCTGGCTGCCGGCGCCGCAGCACACCCTGCCCAGCCTGCCGGGGCGGCCCGCGATGGTCGGCTACCTGGTGCTGATCCCGGCGGACCAGCAGCAGCCGTTCCAGCCGGTCCCGGTCCCGTCACCGGAGACGGGGACGGCAACGGGGACGGGGACGGCAACGGGGACGGGGACGGCAACGCAGCAGGGCGCCGGTGCCCCGCTCGTGCGGATCGACGCCGTGCAGCGCACCGCCGAGGTGGACGGGCGGCAACTCGACCTGACCTACCTGGAGTTCGAGCTGCTTGCGCATCTGGTGGCGCACCCGAACCGGGTGCACACCCGCGACCAGCTCGTGACCACGGTGTGGGGCTACGGCCATGTCGGCGACGGCCGCACGGTCGACGTCCACGTCGCCCGGCTGCGCCGCAAGCTGGGCGCGCAGCACCGCCAGTCGATCCAGACGGTGCGCCGGGTCGGCTACAAGTACACGCCGCCGACCGGCCGCTGA
- a CDS encoding HEAT repeat domain-containing protein, with the protein MGSDGVDGRRSARACGLARDVPGLMRAMESGNAAEREEALDWLGSSIWRGEEEFYAAAARAVPRLARLAVELPGHRTDLLELLGDLARTAEYHEGPEPVRQTVAEALPPLLSFAHDRDANIRSAMVLLIAGCGREHALPLLPLLRTWLVEESDPQVRGQVVTALALLGDDGDEDRRHELLTDPEPRVALAAAEDLLRTAELPLPGALVDHCARAYAADPHEPDRARWPAPHKLFTDRLLEDPEAALRALAGGVPLAFEIADQWRDREADVLPWALRDMEGEAWELFRLAQLTCSLPPDLHARVREHVLPYLAADGSALRAAAVTALARTLAPAAVEEAVRLVEEEPRPYETFRAAIAVAEEFGAEALPVARAVVRRLGDAPPHLLEVLARFPEVAVDGVEELTRLLARTGTGYPAAAVAVLGRLGPAAGDAAERALRACVLDREHSSVSGAAAVAHHRVSGDPGLALSFVRQEMSAGFLGPVIDCARELGPAAAPLLPCLEQELAAGSPLAALAVWRVTGRTEDTVGPLARQAAEWTRFYSGTPHPLVTLTEMGLLPRFAVDPLRQAAEAPRRIISDLMCGDALHPDYVVRDAVRNLLATARIVD; encoded by the coding sequence ATGGGGAGTGACGGGGTGGACGGGCGGAGATCGGCGCGGGCGTGCGGTCTGGCGAGGGACGTGCCCGGCCTGATGCGGGCGATGGAGTCCGGGAACGCGGCCGAACGCGAGGAGGCGTTGGACTGGCTGGGCTCCTCGATCTGGCGCGGTGAGGAGGAGTTCTACGCGGCCGCCGCCCGCGCCGTGCCCCGGCTGGCCCGGCTCGCCGTGGAGCTGCCCGGCCACCGGACCGACCTGCTGGAACTCCTCGGCGATCTCGCGAGAACCGCCGAGTACCACGAGGGGCCAGAACCGGTCCGGCAGACCGTGGCGGAGGCGCTGCCGCCCCTGCTCTCCTTCGCGCACGACCGCGACGCGAACATACGAAGCGCCATGGTGCTGCTGATCGCCGGGTGCGGCCGGGAACACGCCCTGCCACTGCTGCCGCTGCTGCGGACCTGGCTCGTCGAGGAGAGCGACCCGCAGGTGCGGGGGCAGGTGGTGACGGCGCTCGCGCTGCTGGGCGACGACGGCGACGAGGACCGGCGCCACGAGCTGCTGACCGACCCCGAGCCCAGGGTGGCACTCGCCGCGGCCGAGGACCTGTTGCGCACCGCCGAACTGCCCCTGCCGGGCGCGCTGGTGGACCACTGCGCGCGGGCGTACGCGGCCGATCCGCACGAGCCGGACAGGGCCCGGTGGCCGGCGCCGCACAAGCTGTTCACCGACCGGCTCCTGGAGGATCCCGAGGCCGCGTTGCGAGCCCTCGCCGGGGGCGTACCGCTCGCCTTCGAGATCGCCGACCAGTGGCGGGACCGCGAGGCCGACGTGCTGCCCTGGGCGCTGCGCGACATGGAGGGCGAGGCCTGGGAGCTGTTCCGGCTGGCGCAGCTGACCTGCTCGCTGCCGCCGGACCTGCACGCGCGCGTGCGGGAGCACGTGCTGCCGTACCTGGCCGCCGACGGTTCGGCGCTGCGGGCGGCGGCGGTCACCGCGCTCGCCCGGACGCTGGCCCCGGCAGCCGTCGAGGAGGCCGTACGGCTCGTCGAGGAGGAGCCCCGCCCGTACGAGACCTTCCGCGCCGCCATCGCGGTGGCCGAGGAGTTCGGGGCGGAGGCTCTGCCCGTGGCCCGGGCCGTGGTCCGGCGCCTCGGCGACGCTCCGCCCCATCTGCTGGAGGTCCTCGCACGGTTCCCCGAGGTGGCGGTGGACGGCGTCGAGGAGCTCACCCGGCTGCTCGCCCGCACGGGCACCGGATACCCGGCGGCCGCGGTCGCGGTACTGGGCCGGCTGGGGCCCGCCGCCGGTGACGCCGCCGAGCGGGCGCTGCGGGCCTGCGTGCTCGACCGCGAGCACTCCTCGGTCTCGGGGGCCGCCGCCGTCGCCCACCACCGGGTGAGCGGGGACCCCGGTCTCGCCCTGTCCTTCGTCCGGCAGGAGATGAGCGCCGGGTTCCTGGGCCCGGTGATCGACTGCGCGCGTGAACTCGGCCCCGCCGCCGCCCCGTTGCTGCCCTGTCTTGAGCAAGAGCTCGCGGCCGGATCGCCCCTCGCCGCCCTGGCCGTCTGGCGTGTCACGGGCCGCACCGAGGACACCGTCGGCCCCTTGGCGCGGCAGGCCGCCGAGTGGACGAGGTTCTACTCCGGCACACCCCACCCCTTGGTGACGCTGACGGAGATGGGCCTCCTCCCCCGCTTCGCCGTGGACCCGCTGCGGCAGGCGGCCGAGGCGCCCCGGCGGATCATCTCCGACCTCATGTGCGGTGACGCCCTGCACCCGGACTACGTGGTCCGCGACGCCGTCCGGAACCTGCTGGCGACGGCCCGCATCGTCGACTGA
- a CDS encoding arsenate reductase family protein has protein sequence MEIWINPACSKCRSALALLDAEGADYTVRRYLEDVPSEDEIRNVLDRLGLEPWDITRTQEAAAEELGLKDWPRDASARGRWISALAAHPKLIQRPIITADDGTALVARTDDAVRDALSVSRSVDGSAVGQRIVG, from the coding sequence ATGGAAATCTGGATCAACCCCGCCTGTTCCAAGTGCCGCAGCGCCCTCGCACTCCTCGACGCCGAGGGCGCCGACTACACCGTCCGCCGCTACCTGGAGGACGTGCCGAGCGAGGACGAGATCAGGAACGTACTCGACCGCCTCGGCCTGGAACCCTGGGACATCACCCGCACCCAGGAGGCCGCCGCCGAGGAACTCGGCCTGAAGGACTGGCCGCGGGACGCGAGCGCACGCGGACGCTGGATCAGCGCGCTCGCCGCACACCCCAAGCTCATCCAGCGCCCGATCATCACGGCCGACGACGGCACCGCTCTGGTGGCCCGCACCGACGACGCCGTTCGGGACGCCCTGTCCGTTAGCCGGTCAGTCGACGGTTCGGCTGTTGGCCAGCGGATCGTCGGATAG
- a CDS encoding sensor histidine kinase: protein MNTNTKSDGRDSRARGMALAAARGLVLAVVALPSAVLCFTLSLVSLALIPIGVGLVTTPWVVKGVRAYADRRRSLAEQWGGVRIASAYRPLPDTANPWTRTTALLRDPATWRDLRWLPVDMTAGFLTALAPTVLVLYPLEGFALAAGLWRVQGASDGPYWYTFVPVSGQVSAFAAAALGAVILVFAHRYAVSAFQGHFRLTRAMLTPSQAELAERVRVLTETRRDAVDTSAAELRRIERDLHDGAQARLVAMGMDLGTVEMLLDKNPGKAKELLAQARQSSAEALAELRDLVRGIHPPVLAERGLGDAVRALALRLPLATEVTVELPGRAEAPVESAAYFAVSEVLTNAVKHSGADRIWIDLHHTDGHLRISVTDNGKGGAVIGSGSGLPGIERRLGTFDGVLAVSSPAGGPTMVTMEIPCVLS, encoded by the coding sequence ATGAACACCAACACGAAGAGCGACGGCAGGGATTCGAGGGCTCGCGGCATGGCCCTCGCCGCCGCACGGGGACTCGTGCTGGCCGTCGTGGCGCTGCCGTCGGCCGTCCTGTGCTTCACCCTCTCCCTTGTCTCGCTGGCGCTGATACCGATCGGGGTCGGGCTCGTCACCACGCCGTGGGTGGTGAAGGGGGTGCGGGCCTACGCCGACCGGCGGCGCTCACTCGCCGAACAGTGGGGCGGGGTGCGCATCGCGTCGGCGTACCGGCCGCTGCCCGACACCGCCAACCCGTGGACGCGCACCACCGCGCTGTTGCGGGACCCGGCGACCTGGCGGGACCTGCGGTGGCTGCCGGTGGACATGACGGCCGGGTTCCTGACCGCGCTCGCGCCCACCGTCCTGGTCCTGTATCCGCTGGAGGGGTTCGCGCTGGCGGCCGGGCTGTGGCGGGTGCAGGGCGCCTCCGACGGCCCTTACTGGTACACCTTCGTGCCGGTCAGCGGGCAGGTCTCCGCGTTCGCCGCCGCCGCTCTGGGCGCGGTCATCCTCGTCTTCGCGCACCGGTACGCCGTGAGCGCGTTCCAGGGACACTTCCGTCTCACCCGGGCCATGCTCACCCCCAGTCAGGCCGAACTGGCTGAACGTGTGCGGGTGTTGACCGAGACGCGGCGGGACGCCGTGGACACCTCCGCCGCCGAGCTGCGGCGCATCGAGCGGGACCTGCACGACGGCGCCCAGGCCCGGCTGGTCGCGATGGGCATGGACCTCGGCACCGTCGAGATGCTCCTCGACAAGAACCCGGGGAAAGCCAAGGAGCTGCTCGCGCAGGCCCGCCAGTCGTCCGCCGAGGCGCTCGCCGAACTGCGCGACCTGGTGCGCGGCATCCACCCGCCGGTGCTGGCGGAACGTGGACTGGGCGATGCCGTACGGGCGTTGGCGCTGCGGCTGCCCCTCGCGACGGAGGTGACCGTGGAACTCCCGGGCCGGGCCGAGGCGCCCGTGGAGTCGGCGGCCTACTTCGCGGTGAGCGAGGTGCTCACCAACGCCGTCAAGCACTCCGGCGCCGACCGGATCTGGATCGACCTGCACCACACGGACGGCCATCTGCGGATCTCCGTCACCGACAACGGCAAGGGCGGCGCGGTCATCGGGTCCGGTTCGGGCCTGCCCGGCATCGAGCGGCGACTGGGTACATTCGACGGCGTCCTGGCCGTCAGCTCCCCTGCCGGCGGTCCCACCATGGTGACCATGGAGATCCCTTGCGTGTTGTCCTAG
- a CDS encoding NAD-dependent epimerase/dehydratase family protein, with protein sequence MRLLVLGGTEFAGRAVVEAALGRGWEVTVLNRGQHAPVPGTRSLTGDRTAPDGLDALASRTEGEGEGEADAAQTWDAVVDTWSAAPRAVHEAARLLRGRARRYVYVSSCSVYTWAPPAGYTEDAVVVEGAEPDAEHTDYVRDKRGGELAVVDAFGAQDSVLVRAGLILGPHENVGRLPWWLTRIARGGPVLAPGPHDLPLQYVDVRDLAEWILGAVERELSGPYNLMSRQGHATMGELLEACVKATGSSAELRWTAPEIVLDAGIAPWTELPVWVPPGTDMHDALHAADVSRAVATGLACRPVEETVADTWTWLTSIGGTAPRRPDRPPLGLAPEVEAKALGTVRGIRPQEESGSA encoded by the coding sequence ATGAGACTTCTGGTGCTGGGTGGTACGGAGTTCGCGGGACGGGCCGTCGTCGAGGCGGCCCTCGGGCGCGGCTGGGAGGTGACGGTCCTCAACCGGGGACAGCACGCTCCCGTCCCCGGAACACGGTCGCTCACCGGCGACCGCACTGCCCCCGACGGCCTCGACGCCCTCGCCTCCCGCACCGAAGGGGAAGGCGAAGGGGAAGCCGACGCAGCGCAAACCTGGGACGCCGTCGTCGACACCTGGTCGGCGGCGCCCCGCGCGGTGCACGAGGCGGCGCGGCTGCTGCGGGGCCGCGCCCGCCGGTATGTGTACGTGTCGAGCTGCTCGGTGTACACATGGGCCCCGCCGGCCGGCTACACCGAGGACGCGGTCGTCGTCGAGGGCGCGGAGCCCGACGCCGAGCACACGGACTACGTCCGGGACAAGCGCGGCGGCGAGCTGGCCGTCGTCGACGCCTTCGGCGCGCAGGACTCCGTCCTCGTGCGGGCCGGGCTGATCCTCGGCCCGCACGAGAACGTCGGCCGGCTGCCCTGGTGGCTGACCCGGATCGCCCGCGGCGGCCCGGTCCTCGCGCCCGGCCCGCACGACCTGCCCCTGCAGTACGTCGACGTCCGCGATCTCGCCGAGTGGATCCTCGGGGCGGTCGAGCGGGAGCTGAGCGGACCGTACAACCTGATGAGCCGTCAAGGGCACGCCACCATGGGCGAGTTGTTGGAGGCTTGCGTCAAGGCCACCGGGTCATCGGCCGAACTGCGCTGGACCGCCCCGGAGATCGTCCTCGACGCGGGCATCGCGCCGTGGACCGAGCTGCCCGTGTGGGTGCCGCCGGGCACCGACATGCACGACGCCCTGCACGCCGCCGACGTCTCCCGGGCGGTGGCCACCGGGCTCGCCTGCCGTCCGGTCGAGGAGACCGTCGCCGACACCTGGACCTGGCTGACGTCGATCGGTGGCACGGCGCCCCGGCGGCCGGACCGGCCGCCGCTGGGCCTGGCCCCGGAGGTGGAGGCGAAGGCGCTGGGGACGGTCCGGGGGATCCGGCCGCAGGAGGAGAGCGGCAGCGCCTGA
- the glnII gene encoding glutamine synthetase, producing the protein MTFKAEYIWIDGTQPTAKLRSKTKIIAGEPAGLDALPIWGFDGSSTNQAEGHSSDRVLKPVFTCPDPIRGGDDVLVLCEVLNIDMTPHESNTRAALVEVAEKFGSQEPIFGIEQEYTFFQDGYPLGFPKGGFPAPQGGYYCGVGADEIFGREAVEAHLDNCLAAGLAISGINAEVMPGQWEFQVGPVSPLEVSDHLWVARWLLYRTAEDFGISATLDPKPVKGDWNGAGAHTNFSTKAMREGYDAIITACESLGEGSKPLDHVKNYGAGIDDRLTGLHETAPWNEYSYGVSNRGASVRIPWQVEKDGKGYIEDRRPNANVDPYLVTRLIVDTCCSALEKAGQV; encoded by the coding sequence GTGACCTTCAAGGCTGAGTACATCTGGATCGACGGCACCCAGCCGACCGCCAAGCTCCGCTCCAAGACCAAGATCATCGCGGGTGAGCCCGCCGGTCTGGACGCGCTGCCGATCTGGGGCTTCGACGGGTCCTCCACGAACCAGGCCGAGGGCCACTCCTCGGACCGTGTCCTCAAGCCGGTCTTCACCTGCCCCGACCCGATCCGCGGCGGCGACGACGTCCTCGTCCTGTGCGAGGTCCTCAACATCGACATGACGCCGCACGAGTCCAACACCCGTGCCGCGCTGGTCGAGGTCGCCGAGAAGTTCGGCTCCCAGGAGCCGATCTTCGGCATCGAGCAGGAGTACACGTTCTTCCAGGACGGCTACCCGCTCGGCTTCCCCAAGGGCGGCTTCCCGGCCCCGCAGGGCGGCTACTACTGCGGCGTCGGCGCGGACGAGATCTTCGGCCGTGAGGCCGTCGAGGCGCACCTGGACAACTGCCTCGCCGCGGGTCTCGCGATCTCCGGCATCAACGCCGAGGTCATGCCCGGCCAGTGGGAGTTCCAGGTCGGCCCGGTCTCCCCGCTGGAGGTCTCCGACCACCTGTGGGTGGCCCGCTGGCTGCTCTACCGCACCGCCGAGGACTTCGGCATCTCCGCCACCCTCGACCCCAAGCCGGTCAAGGGCGACTGGAACGGCGCCGGCGCGCACACCAACTTCTCCACGAAGGCGATGCGCGAGGGCTACGACGCGATCATCACCGCGTGCGAGTCGCTCGGCGAGGGCTCCAAGCCGCTCGACCACGTCAAGAACTACGGCGCCGGCATCGACGACCGTCTGACGGGTCTGCACGAGACCGCCCCGTGGAACGAGTACTCCTACGGTGTCTCCAACCGTGGTGCCTCGGTCCGTATCCCGTGGCAGGTCGAGAAGGACGGCAAGGGCTACATCGAGGACCGCCGTCCGAACGCCAACGTCGACCCGTACCTGGTGACGCGTCTGATCGTCGACACCTGCTGCTCGGCGCTGGAGAAGGCCGGCCAGGTCTGA